One genomic segment of Brassica napus cultivar Da-Ae chromosome A3, Da-Ae, whole genome shotgun sequence includes these proteins:
- the LOC106445517 gene encoding zinc finger CCCH domain-containing protein 55, whose translation MYGFVTFANAETVRTILARGNPHFICESRVLVKPYKEKGKILQNKWQQQQLQQLLDLYECHLGPKMFSRNTDEMMRRKADLQHAIEVELQRRRFLALQLPERENELSFSIGSPSHLPPRFNHSLLFNSESSMEETTEGDSDRGESHLHLVPNNNKERGYSSEFYNSS comes from the exons ATGTATGGGTTTGTTACTTTCGCTAATGCTGAAACTGTGAGAACCATATTGGCTCGTGGGAATCCTCATTTCATCTGTGAGTCTCGTGTGCTTGTTAAACCGTATAAGGAGAAAGGAAAGATCCTTCAAAA CAAGTGGCAACAGCAGCAACTTCAGCAGCTGTTGGATCTCTATGAATGTCACTTGG GGCCAAAGATGTTTTCAAGGAACACAGATGAGATGATGAGAAGGAAAGCTGATTTACAACATGCCATTGAAGTAGAACTCCAAAGAAGAAGGTTCTTGGCTCTGCAATTGCCTGAGAGGGAGAACGAGCTTAGTTTTTCTATCGGCTCTCCTTCTCATCTCCCACCTCGGTTCAACCATAGTCTTCTCTTTAATTCAGAAAGCAGCATGGAAGAAACCACAGAAG GTGATAGTGATAGAGGTGAAAGCCATCTTCATCTAGTaccaaacaacaacaaagaacGTGGATACAGTAGCGAGTTCTACAACAG CTCATAA
- the LOC106445515 gene encoding protein misato homolog 1 — protein MREIVTIQVGELANFVGSHFWNFQDELLGLASDPESDPIFRNNNLNMDVLYRSGETQQGVSTYTPRLLSINFKGSLGSMSSHGTLYNQGSSSRSDSSKTWFGDVDTQRSEPRKRNLFQQTLYEEEAQAEIEDKDIVGSLEETVECWTDFSKSHYHPQTLYELNGLWMDSQDFNNYGAGKDLFSEASRGEEICDKLRFFVEECDHIQGVNFLVDDSGGFSPLAGDFLETMADDYTNVPVLLYSLRSPVAQKKTVINKLHDAVSFSRLSSFCKLFTPIGLPSLRGMKYLNLGDEKPYRSSAVYAAALHSSTLPFRMQHTSSDSTQESNAMDVNTLVQLLTNRGRQNIVAILDSAMPAPTLAAKQLEKTLLTNLQALTPEVAEDVEDNQSVESMCILGALRSEDQEATVSEVRNAVDASYDEQSRPLFCNLSVSRVPLPVPLPFPSIFGNLVGRRGEILSSPASDLMCRGSLDVHSVPVATRWRSSSAVLPFLESRMVNLEKLGIQWGAVGSDVVRTWGFGREELQEMRENLAKMVSELSPHQFLESSDSD, from the exons ATGAGAGAAATAGTGACGATTCAAGTTGGAGAGTTGGCGAACTTCGTCGGTTCTCATTTCTGGAACTTCCAG GATGAACTGCTCGGGTTGGCGAGTGACCCAGAAAGCGATCCAATTTTTCGAAACAATAATCTCAACATGGACGTCCTCTACCGCTCCGGTGAGACCCAGCAG GGGGTTTCTACATACACTCCTCGTCTGCTTTCAATCAACTTCAAAG GGTCACTAGGCTCCATGAGCTCACACGGTACCCTCTACAACCAAGGCTCTTCATCAAGATCTGATTCCTCTAAAACCTG GTTTGGAGATGTTGATACTCAGAGATCTGAACCtcgaaaaagaaacttattTCAACAAACTTTGTACGAGGAAGAAGCTCAAGCAGAGATTGAAGACAAAGACATTGTTGGATCCTTGGAAGAAACCGTTGAATGTTGGACAGACTTCTCCAAATCCCACTACCACCCTCAGACCCTATACGAGCTAAACGGCTTATGGATGGACTCTCAGGACTTCAACAACTACGGAGCCGGCAAAGACCTTTTCTCCGAGGCCTCACGTGGAGAGGAGATATGCGATAAACTCCGCTTCTTCGTGGAAGAGTGTGATCACATCCAGGGCGTTAACTTCCTCGTGGACGACTCCGGAGGCTTCTCTCCTCTCGCAGGTGACTTCCTGGAGACGATGGCTGATGACTACACCAACGTTCCTGTCCTGCTTTACTCCCTGAGGAGTCCAGTGGCTCAGAAGAAGACGGTTATAAACAAGCTTCACGACGCTGTATCGTTCTCAAGACTCTCTTCCTTCTGTAAACTCTTCACTCCCATTGGTTTACCTTCCTTGAGAGGGATGAAGTATCTTAATCTTGGAGATGAGAAGCCTTATCGAAGCAGCGCAGTGTACGCGGCTGCTCTGCATTCAAGCACACTCCCTTTCAGAATGCAGCATACAAGCTCAGATTCAACTCAAGAGTCTAACGCTATGGATGTTAATACACTCGTGCAGCTTTTAACTAACCGTGGTAGACAGAACATAGTGGCGATTCTTGATTCCGCAATGCCAGCTCCTACATTAGCAGCTAAGCAATTAGAGAAGACCCTTTTAACGAATCTGCAAGCTCTAACCCCTGAAGTGGCTGAAGATGTAGAAGACAATCAATCAGTTGAGTCGATGTGTATACTTGGAGCTCTTAGATCAGAAGATCAAGAAGCAACTGTTTCGGAAGTGAGGAATGCTGTTGATGCATCTTATGATGAACAGAGTAGACCGTTGTTTTGCAATCTCTCTGTCTCGCGTGTTCCTCTCCCTGTGCCGTTACCGTTTCCTTCTATATTTGGGAACCTTGTTGGGAGGAGAGGCGAGATCCTGAGCTCTCCGGCGTCGGATTTGATGTGTAGAGGGTCGCTGGATGTTCACTCGGTGCCAGTAGCAACGAGATGGAGATCTTCGAGCGCGGTTTTGCCGTTCTTGGAGAGTAGGATGGTGAATTTGGAGAAGCTTGGGATACAATGGGGAGCTGTGGGGTCAGATGTGGTGAGGACGTGGGGGTTTGGGAGAGAAGAGTTGCAGGAGATGAGGGAGAATCTGGCAAAAATGGTGTCTGAGCTTAGTCCTCATCAGTTCTTGGAATCTTCGGATTCagattag
- the LOC106447997 gene encoding uncharacterized protein At4g04775-like, whose amino-acid sequence MSAASSSTTDGRRRIRTPGIPSRCWCGVDVTEIISRTNPNPYRRYYRCLFAASQRLENDNHVLKWVDEAFTDEIQQLDYQVRMLEEEVQSLKATIRNEGDIREGPKKMPMIKISGGCVLLTIVLVVGIMMYKK is encoded by the exons ATGTCCGCCGCTTCATCTTCCACGACCGATGGTCGGAGACGGATACGAACTCCGGGGATACCTAGTAGGTGTTGGTGCGGGGTGGACGTCACCGAGATCATCTCCAGAACCAATCCAAACCCATATCGCCGGTATTATCGGTGTCTCTTTGCGGCTTCACAAAGG CTCGAGAACGACAATCATGTCTTAAAATGGGTTGACGAAGCCTTCACCGATGAGATACAGCAGCTGGACTACCAAGTTCGAATGCTCGAAGAAGAAGTTCAGAGTCTCAAAGCAACAATAAGGAATGAAGGAGATATCCGCGAAGGTCCAAAAAAGATGCCCATGATAAAGATATCAGGAGGTTGTGTTCTTCTTACCATCGTTTTAGTTGTAGGAATTATGATGTACAAAAAGTAA
- the LOC106449308 gene encoding transcription factor HHO5 yields MVQTDTDQRMSLDLNLYSLAKPLSQFLNDVSKIRDNHSKLFEIDEYVGKLEEERKKIDVFKRELPICMLLMNEAIERLKEEASSVKLEIDNKKNWMNSAQLWISNTNSQLPSTNGEEDRCVTQTCSNNNNSNQGGAILSFNVPPRPPPLSLRTPILTDYSSRIEQSHPIQKKELRRRWSEDLHRRFVDALQMIGGSQVATPKQIKDIMKVDGLTNDEIKSHLQKYRMHIHKHPAKILTASDQHGLSRSDSPQGPLVDRGLFSNNGHSSEEEEKSDGRSWKSESRRKRQGLLDLEL; encoded by the exons ATGGTGCAAACAGATACAGATCAAAGAATGAGTCTTGATTTGAATCTGTACTCTTTAGCAAAACCCTTATCTCAATTTCTCAACGATGTGTCTAAAATCAGAGACAATCATTCAAAACTGTTTGAAATAGATGAATATGTCGGAAAATTGGaggaagagaggaagaagatcgATGTTTTCAAACGTGAACTCCCTATATGCATGCTCTTGATGAACGAAG CGATTGAGAGGTTGAAGGAAGAGGCTTCATCAGTAAAACTGGAAATTGATAATAAGAAGAACTGGATGAACTCTGCCCAGTTATGGATCTCGAACACTAACTCCCAGTTGCCATCa ACAAACGGAGAAGAAGACCGGTGTGTGACTCAGACctgtagtaataataataactcTAACCAAGGAGGGGCAATTCTGTCATTTAACGTCCCTCCCCGACCACCTCCTCTGTCTCTCAGGACTCCAATATTGACTGACTATAGCAGCAGAATTGAGCAGAGTCATCCAATTCAGAAGAAAGAGCTGAGAAGGAGATGGTCTGAGGATCTTCACCGGAGGTTCGTTGATGCTCTTCAGATGATTGGAGGGTCACAAG TGGCAACACCAAAGCAGATTAAAGATATCATGAAAGTTGATGGTTTAACCAACGATGAAATCAAGAGCCATTTACaa AAATATAGAATGCATATCCACAAGCATCCAGCAAAGATTTTGACTGCCTCTGATCAGCATGGTTTGTCGAGGTCGGATTCACCACAAGGCCCGCTTGTTGATAGAGGTTTGTTCAGCAACAATGGACATAGctcagaggaagaagagaaatcTGATGGACGTAGCTGGAAAAGTGAATCAAGGAGGAAGAGACAAGGGTTGTTGGATCTTGAGCTTTGA